One Bdellovibrio bacteriovorus str. Tiberius DNA segment encodes these proteins:
- a CDS encoding response regulator has protein sequence MAAPQEEKSRLLIVEDDSDIRELLKHFLKEFVDEIVEAEDGSAALQFVKAQEFDTILSDIEMPHMNGLKFLAYVRSLGQMTPFVVLTAHGDHSRALEALSLGAFDFITKDSKRKVVIESVCAALKFGREMKSSKNDAVRSSHLRKIYADMSKSSEMRLRKIIEEMSS, from the coding sequence ATGGCTGCGCCACAAGAAGAGAAAAGCCGATTGCTCATCGTCGAGGACGATTCCGATATCCGAGAGCTGTTGAAGCATTTCTTAAAAGAATTTGTGGATGAAATCGTGGAAGCCGAAGACGGCTCTGCCGCCCTTCAATTCGTCAAAGCCCAGGAATTCGACACCATCTTGTCTGATATTGAAATGCCCCACATGAACGGTCTTAAGTTTTTGGCTTACGTGCGCTCACTGGGTCAGATGACTCCGTTTGTGGTGCTGACTGCTCACGGTGATCATTCCCGCGCCCTGGAAGCTCTTTCTTTGGGTGCCTTTGACTTCATCACCAAGGATTCAAAGCGTAAAGTCGTGATTGAAAGCGTCTGTGCAGCTTTGAAGTTCGGCCGGGAAATGAAGTCCTCCAAAAACGATGCTGTGAGATCCTCTCACCTTCGCAAAATCTATGCGGATATGTCTAAATCCTCTGAGATGAGACTGCGCAAGATTATCGAGGAAATGTCGTCCTAA
- a CDS encoding OsmC family protein — MVKMSGVYQGHKHSEIKHGPSGAALETDAPKDNNGKGESFSPTDLVGAAMGSCMMTVMAIAADKDGVELKGARFEVEKEMGVNPRRIVKLNVVLHMPQSIPHDYRKKLEQIAMTCPVKQSVHPDMQVPVLFHYDI, encoded by the coding sequence ATGGTTAAAATGTCCGGAGTCTATCAAGGTCACAAACACAGTGAAATCAAACACGGCCCGTCCGGTGCCGCGCTGGAAACTGACGCCCCTAAAGACAACAACGGCAAAGGTGAGTCATTTTCTCCGACGGATCTTGTGGGTGCCGCCATGGGCAGTTGCATGATGACGGTGATGGCGATTGCCGCTGACAAAGACGGTGTGGAACTTAAAGGCGCCCGCTTTGAAGTGGAAAAAGAAATGGGTGTGAACCCGCGCCGTATCGTGAAGCTGAACGTCGTCTTGCACATGCCTCAAAGCATCCCGCACGACTACAGAAAAAAACTGGAACAAATCGCCATGACCTGCCCGGTGAAACAAAGCGTTCACCCGGACATGCAGGTTCCGGTTTTGTTCCATTATGACATCTAG
- the pbpC gene encoding penicillin-binding protein 1C, translating to MRKKLIWALAGTGLLGGVAGVALFASTVPSLPVYESVKKSYVSSDLFLVDRHGKPLHQWRQDLKERTLLWADHKDIAPAMTTALLKSEDKNFFRHWGVDPVAMAASVYQRSVKDSPRGASTITMQLVKLLHPDKRTWRGLSGKMRQSLAALKLESQWSKEQILESYLNLVSFRGELRGVNAASWMMFGKSAADLSRVDATLLSVLIRSPNSETAQWEKRACWQEPDLCATFKDSISRIQPQKMISQNQQALHLAQRFSKDGRRGQIQTTLDRDLQSYIQEQITSQIRRLQAQNVNDAAVIVIENRTGEVFAYVGGSGDLSSAPYVDGVQSLRQAGSTLKPFLYATAFEKKLLKAESWLEDSAVDIVFDRGVYKPQNHDRQFYGWVMVKTALGSSLNVPAVKAFKLLNDESFWGKLKALNFRDLEEPEHYGPALALGVADVTLEDLAQGYRTLAQDGFLSSLKFEPYQEIAEATEVFEASSAREVKEILADNQNRALGFGLDSALALPGAAVKTGTSKDMRDNWCVGMNDRFTVGVWVGNFSGEPMWNVMGVSGAAPIWKRTMIWLQDHYPSEARMAEAVPVKESMPEAYPGARILYPQDGMVLALDPAIPAGNQKMPLLVENSLKKDLYWKINEDKKIKATDSYLWSPSLGRHHFVLYEGDSKVAEVSVLVK from the coding sequence ATGAGAAAGAAACTGATCTGGGCACTTGCAGGGACCGGGTTGCTGGGTGGCGTGGCCGGTGTAGCCCTGTTTGCCAGCACGGTGCCGTCACTGCCAGTCTATGAGTCGGTGAAAAAGTCCTATGTCAGTTCTGATCTTTTTCTGGTGGACCGTCATGGCAAACCTTTGCATCAGTGGCGCCAGGATCTGAAAGAGCGCACATTGCTGTGGGCGGATCATAAGGATATTGCTCCGGCCATGACCACGGCATTATTAAAATCCGAGGATAAAAACTTCTTCCGTCACTGGGGTGTGGATCCGGTGGCGATGGCGGCTTCGGTGTACCAGCGCAGTGTGAAGGATTCTCCGCGCGGGGCCAGCACCATCACCATGCAGCTTGTGAAGCTGCTTCATCCCGATAAAAGAACCTGGCGGGGGCTGTCCGGAAAAATGCGCCAGTCTTTGGCGGCCCTCAAGCTTGAAAGCCAATGGAGCAAAGAACAAATTCTGGAAAGCTATCTGAATCTGGTCAGCTTCCGCGGTGAACTGCGCGGGGTGAACGCGGCGTCGTGGATGATGTTTGGAAAAAGTGCGGCGGATCTTTCCCGTGTGGATGCGACACTCTTGTCTGTCCTGATTCGTTCACCAAACTCTGAAACAGCCCAGTGGGAAAAGCGCGCCTGCTGGCAGGAACCGGATCTTTGTGCGACTTTCAAAGACAGCATCAGCCGCATCCAGCCGCAGAAAATGATTTCACAGAATCAGCAGGCTTTGCACCTGGCGCAGCGGTTTTCCAAAGATGGCCGACGTGGGCAGATTCAGACAACCCTGGATCGTGATCTGCAAAGCTATATCCAGGAACAGATCACCTCCCAGATTCGCAGACTGCAGGCGCAGAATGTAAATGATGCCGCGGTGATTGTGATTGAAAACCGCACCGGTGAAGTCTTTGCCTATGTCGGGGGATCCGGGGATCTGTCCAGTGCCCCTTATGTCGACGGGGTGCAATCCTTAAGGCAGGCGGGCTCAACTCTAAAACCATTTTTGTATGCCACGGCATTTGAAAAGAAACTTTTGAAAGCCGAATCCTGGCTTGAAGATTCCGCTGTGGATATCGTCTTTGACCGCGGGGTTTACAAACCCCAGAACCACGACCGCCAGTTCTATGGCTGGGTGATGGTGAAGACGGCTTTGGGATCTTCGCTGAATGTCCCCGCGGTGAAAGCATTTAAGCTTTTGAATGACGAATCTTTCTGGGGAAAATTAAAGGCACTTAATTTCAGAGATCTTGAAGAACCCGAACACTATGGCCCCGCCTTGGCGCTGGGGGTGGCGGACGTGACCTTGGAAGATCTGGCGCAAGGTTATCGAACCTTGGCACAGGATGGATTCTTGTCGTCGTTAAAATTTGAACCTTATCAGGAAATTGCCGAAGCCACGGAAGTGTTTGAAGCTTCCAGTGCGCGCGAAGTGAAAGAAATTCTGGCAGACAATCAGAACCGCGCTTTGGGGTTTGGTCTGGATTCGGCATTGGCCTTGCCCGGAGCGGCAGTGAAAACCGGAACCAGCAAAGACATGCGCGACAACTGGTGTGTGGGCATGAATGACCGTTTCACCGTCGGTGTGTGGGTTGGAAACTTCAGCGGGGAACCCATGTGGAATGTGATGGGCGTCAGTGGCGCCGCCCCGATCTGGAAACGCACCATGATCTGGTTGCAGGATCACTATCCTTCAGAAGCCAGAATGGCTGAAGCCGTTCCCGTCAAAGAGTCCATGCCTGAAGCTTATCCGGGGGCGCGCATTTTGTATCCTCAAGACGGTATGGTGCTGGCGCTGGACCCGGCGATCCCCGCGGGAAATCAGAAGATGCCGCTGCTGGTGGAAAATTCTTTAAAGAAAGATCTTTACTGGAAAATCAACGAGGATAAAAAAATAAAGGCGACCGATTCTTATCTGTGGTCGCCTTCACTGGGCCGTCACCACTTTGTGCTTTATGAAGGAGACAGCAAAGTGGCCGAGGTTTCTGTTCTGGTGAAATAA
- a CDS encoding alpha-2-macroglobulin family protein, with protein MISLFFSLLTTVSFAQQKVQVQTFTPQGFVKSVEQVRVEFNQPMVRFGEIKLDSPVQSSCFDVKKGQGRWIDTKNWVFDFTEPMAGGQSCEVKVQGQTFSFNTGGPHIKNIFPQTYRNVDPEQSFVVFVDSAVKTESLAAGVYFVIEGLGDRVPVQVITGGEATKTYQAAESEYKYEKELFKGDYVVLKAQRPFPAGARVSLVWSKAVQSPSGYASKEDEVYEFNVRESFKLSFNCDREAANRPCVPLMGMRLNSSSAFSAKLAQEIYIQSADGKKIKATNLDAASGSKDTVSYLEFKGPFAANSQYTVVIPAKMKDEDDRLLSNQSQFPLKVKTGDDPSLLKFASTFGVIESGPGAAMAVTLRRVEKSVDTQFAGWTGQLKANDFKSVIKALGEVMRNSYGEEAMKSWQGKTTQKIKVDKPAKATDLEVVGIPLKAAGFYVVEMKSPLLGQNLLDQKKPFYVRSAGLVTNMSVHVKHTRNEAWVWVTELKTTKVVAGAKVSIFDNAGNVISSATTDARGWASFKFAKPVDDWATDPQSSFYGGFFAMAEKGEDFSFTHTSWDKGIESWRFQIRSGDTDSPWLGHAVLDRTLLKPEERLSAKIVLRKTSLAGFSLPAGNEWPTRLTVAHDSGLQTFKLPLTWNKQTGVALLTWPVPAGAKLGRWTLTLEKDTPAMSIAIGDVAVENFRVPLMQVRLDGTKPVYVQEKNIPVQVSGTYFAGGPTGEFPVKMRWNVEPGYFSPQNEDFQEYAFANGAVSEGLFRQGEEEIQRHVPQSGTRDFKLNKQGVAQESISGIKYAAAPQNLRTEIEYKDPNGEIQSLSRTFPLWSSSLVLGMKSRGWSATPDKVEFDVVALDLQQRPLKNQNVQVDLYTSRYYTHRKRLVGGFYAYEDFREYKKVGELCRGVTDASGQFLCKGKTKVSGSVIAVVSGKDTQGRASYSNVTQWIIRPGENQWFGSEDNDRADLIPFKKTYEPGETAEFQLRTPFPQAKVLVTVERDGILHSEVIDVSGDSPVIRVPIKKEYAPNVVVSAFAIRGRLADPKPTALVDLAKPAYKLGLAQIKVGWKENTLKVAVATDKKTYSARQKSQVTISVKDSQGRPASKAEVALVAVDEGLLALRDNDSWDLLSSMMRLRPHTVQTATSQTQVVGRRHFGLKAVPVGGDGAGGLRRELFDTLLYWNPSVQLNAKGEAKVDIKLNDSTTSFRIVAVALQGQDQFGTGWTSIQSSQDVMIMPGLSSVVRDSDEFQAGFTVRNASDKVQDLNLNLAVTPNAGTHPAQALRLAAGEAKEIFWKIKVPAGASQLEYILSARTADGRAVDEIKKTQQILPVRVARIYQSEFGNWPDFKKLSLQQPGGADPAKSSIVVELNSSLGGSTEGIREFWKNYVYSCLEQQVSRTVSLNDKKAWQKLEEKLDTYLDGNGLLRYFPGNAVSGSVNLTAYVLNIAHEAGFTFGDEHENRMLDAMNAYAEGRLRESHEADRADSVLKKITVMETLSRYRRLNVATIPAVEYSPNQWPMYTLIEWYQIHLWEKDVPGREQTLKDIESILRNRFYFSAKRLQFKDERLESMPWLMRDSESSVLRLILTMMKLPQWQSDIPRLYQGAWSLQQEGAWALTSDNAWGAIVMRRLQEHYGKEKVEGTFVAELAGASEKYAWSKGSSGSLSLPWRQDKAELKMDQQGAGRPWITVSVKAAVPVSKAVFAGFNVEKIITAVEQKEKGRWSVGDIAKVQLKVKAKAPQTWVVVEDPIPTGASVIQASYATSVERKAELIRFYHSWFPQEEQVMEYTLRINQSGTYVLPAPRVEAMYSPDLFAELPESVWSVQ; from the coding sequence ATGATCAGTTTGTTTTTCTCTCTTCTAACCACGGTGTCTTTTGCTCAGCAAAAAGTGCAGGTGCAAACCTTCACGCCACAGGGGTTTGTAAAATCTGTCGAGCAAGTGCGGGTTGAATTCAATCAACCGATGGTCAGATTTGGCGAGATCAAACTGGATTCACCAGTGCAGAGCTCTTGCTTTGACGTCAAAAAAGGACAAGGCCGCTGGATCGACACCAAGAACTGGGTGTTTGATTTCACCGAGCCAATGGCCGGCGGGCAATCTTGTGAAGTGAAAGTCCAAGGTCAGACTTTTAGTTTCAACACCGGCGGACCGCATATTAAGAACATCTTCCCGCAAACATACCGCAATGTGGATCCCGAGCAGAGCTTTGTGGTCTTTGTTGATTCTGCAGTAAAAACCGAATCCCTGGCTGCGGGTGTTTACTTTGTGATTGAAGGACTGGGGGATCGTGTTCCGGTACAAGTCATCACCGGTGGTGAAGCCACGAAGACTTATCAGGCGGCAGAAAGCGAATACAAGTACGAAAAAGAATTGTTCAAAGGGGACTATGTCGTTCTGAAGGCACAGCGCCCATTCCCCGCAGGGGCACGGGTCAGTCTGGTGTGGTCGAAAGCAGTGCAGTCACCTTCGGGGTATGCTTCGAAAGAAGATGAAGTTTATGAATTCAATGTGCGTGAGTCATTTAAACTGTCTTTCAACTGTGATCGTGAAGCTGCGAACCGCCCTTGTGTTCCCTTGATGGGGATGCGCCTGAATTCTTCGTCCGCATTTTCGGCGAAGCTGGCGCAAGAAATTTATATCCAGTCCGCCGACGGGAAGAAAATCAAAGCCACGAATCTGGATGCAGCCTCAGGGAGCAAAGACACTGTCAGTTATTTGGAATTCAAGGGGCCTTTTGCCGCCAATAGCCAGTACACCGTTGTGATTCCGGCAAAAATGAAGGACGAGGATGACCGTCTTTTGTCCAATCAATCTCAGTTCCCGTTGAAAGTAAAAACAGGGGACGACCCGTCGCTGCTTAAGTTTGCCTCCACCTTCGGGGTGATCGAATCCGGTCCTGGAGCCGCGATGGCTGTGACTTTGCGTCGCGTGGAAAAGTCTGTGGACACTCAGTTTGCAGGCTGGACGGGGCAATTGAAGGCCAATGACTTTAAGTCCGTCATCAAAGCGCTGGGCGAGGTGATGCGCAATTCTTACGGCGAAGAAGCCATGAAAAGCTGGCAGGGAAAAACCACGCAGAAGATCAAAGTCGATAAGCCAGCCAAAGCCACGGACCTTGAGGTCGTGGGAATTCCTTTGAAGGCTGCGGGTTTCTATGTGGTGGAAATGAAAAGCCCGCTCTTGGGGCAAAACCTTCTGGATCAGAAGAAACCTTTTTATGTGCGCTCGGCAGGGCTTGTGACGAATATGTCCGTGCATGTTAAGCACACTCGCAACGAAGCCTGGGTGTGGGTGACAGAGCTTAAAACCACTAAAGTGGTCGCGGGCGCTAAGGTGTCCATCTTTGATAACGCCGGAAATGTTATTTCCAGCGCGACCACGGATGCGCGGGGCTGGGCTTCATTTAAGTTCGCAAAACCTGTTGATGATTGGGCGACTGATCCGCAAAGCAGTTTCTATGGTGGCTTCTTTGCCATGGCGGAAAAAGGCGAGGACTTCAGTTTCACGCACACCAGTTGGGATAAGGGGATTGAATCCTGGCGCTTCCAGATTCGTTCAGGTGACACGGATTCCCCATGGCTGGGCCACGCGGTTTTGGACCGCACTTTGCTAAAGCCGGAAGAAAGGCTTTCAGCAAAGATCGTTCTGCGTAAGACCAGCCTTGCTGGCTTCTCTTTACCGGCAGGGAATGAATGGCCGACCCGTCTGACGGTGGCCCATGATTCGGGCCTTCAGACTTTCAAATTGCCCCTGACCTGGAACAAACAAACCGGGGTGGCTCTTTTAACCTGGCCGGTGCCGGCGGGTGCGAAGCTGGGTCGTTGGACCCTGACCTTGGAAAAAGACACACCAGCCATGAGCATTGCAATCGGCGACGTGGCAGTTGAAAACTTCCGTGTGCCTTTAATGCAGGTAAGACTGGATGGAACAAAACCTGTTTATGTGCAGGAAAAGAACATTCCCGTGCAGGTGTCAGGGACTTATTTTGCCGGTGGCCCTACCGGGGAATTTCCAGTGAAGATGCGCTGGAACGTTGAGCCCGGATATTTCTCGCCACAAAACGAAGACTTCCAGGAATATGCTTTCGCCAACGGTGCTGTCAGTGAAGGTCTGTTCCGCCAAGGGGAAGAAGAGATTCAGCGTCACGTCCCACAAAGTGGCACGCGTGATTTCAAGCTGAACAAACAAGGCGTGGCCCAGGAATCCATCTCGGGAATTAAGTATGCAGCAGCTCCGCAGAATCTGCGCACTGAAATTGAATACAAAGACCCGAATGGCGAAATTCAATCCCTGAGCCGCACATTCCCCCTGTGGTCTTCATCTTTGGTTCTGGGGATGAAATCCCGCGGCTGGTCCGCAACCCCGGATAAGGTCGAATTTGACGTGGTCGCCCTGGATCTGCAGCAGCGCCCGCTGAAAAATCAGAATGTTCAGGTCGATCTGTATACCAGTCGTTATTACACTCATCGTAAGCGTTTGGTGGGTGGCTTCTATGCCTATGAAGATTTCCGTGAATACAAAAAGGTGGGCGAGCTTTGTCGCGGGGTTACGGATGCAAGCGGACAGTTCCTGTGCAAGGGAAAAACCAAGGTCTCCGGGTCCGTGATTGCCGTGGTGTCGGGAAAAGATACCCAAGGCCGCGCAAGCTACAGCAATGTCACTCAATGGATTATTCGTCCCGGTGAAAATCAGTGGTTTGGATCTGAAGACAATGACCGTGCCGATCTGATTCCATTTAAGAAAACCTATGAACCGGGCGAAACAGCCGAGTTCCAGCTGCGCACGCCATTCCCGCAAGCCAAAGTTCTGGTGACCGTCGAGCGTGATGGCATTTTGCATTCAGAAGTTATCGACGTCAGCGGTGACAGTCCGGTGATTCGTGTTCCGATCAAAAAGGAGTACGCTCCGAATGTGGTGGTGTCGGCCTTTGCGATCCGGGGACGACTGGCTGATCCAAAACCAACCGCTTTGGTGGACTTGGCCAAGCCCGCTTACAAACTGGGTCTTGCGCAGATCAAAGTGGGCTGGAAAGAAAACACTTTGAAAGTCGCGGTGGCTACGGACAAAAAGACTTACAGTGCACGTCAGAAATCCCAAGTCACAATCAGCGTGAAGGACAGTCAGGGGCGCCCGGCATCCAAAGCAGAAGTGGCTTTGGTGGCGGTGGATGAAGGACTGCTGGCTTTGCGTGACAATGATTCCTGGGATCTGCTGTCGTCGATGATGCGTTTGCGCCCGCACACGGTGCAGACCGCGACCTCGCAAACCCAAGTGGTGGGTCGTCGTCACTTTGGTTTAAAAGCCGTTCCTGTCGGCGGTGACGGTGCCGGGGGGCTTCGCCGCGAGCTGTTTGATACTTTGCTGTACTGGAACCCGAGCGTGCAACTGAACGCCAAAGGGGAGGCGAAAGTGGATATCAAACTGAATGATTCCACCACCAGCTTCCGCATTGTGGCGGTGGCCCTGCAGGGACAGGATCAGTTCGGCACGGGCTGGACATCCATTCAGTCGTCTCAGGATGTCATGATCATGCCGGGGCTGTCTTCGGTGGTTCGTGACAGCGATGAATTTCAGGCAGGCTTCACGGTCAGAAACGCCTCGGACAAAGTTCAGGATCTGAATTTGAATCTGGCCGTCACGCCAAATGCGGGGACGCATCCGGCGCAGGCGCTGCGTTTGGCGGCGGGTGAAGCCAAAGAGATCTTCTGGAAAATAAAAGTTCCGGCCGGGGCTTCCCAACTGGAGTACATCTTAAGTGCACGCACGGCTGACGGTCGCGCAGTGGATGAGATCAAAAAGACCCAGCAGATTCTTCCGGTGCGAGTGGCAAGAATTTATCAAAGCGAATTTGGCAACTGGCCTGATTTCAAGAAGCTTTCTTTGCAACAGCCTGGCGGGGCGGATCCTGCCAAAAGCTCGATCGTTGTTGAGTTGAACAGTTCATTGGGTGGTTCCACGGAGGGCATTCGCGAATTCTGGAAGAACTATGTGTATTCATGTCTTGAACAGCAGGTTTCAAGAACCGTGTCCTTGAATGACAAGAAGGCCTGGCAGAAGCTTGAAGAAAAGCTTGATACCTATTTGGATGGCAACGGGCTGCTGCGCTACTTCCCCGGTAATGCCGTTTCCGGAAGTGTCAATCTGACGGCTTATGTATTGAATATCGCGCATGAAGCAGGCTTCACTTTCGGCGATGAACATGAAAACCGCATGCTGGATGCGATGAATGCTTATGCAGAAGGCCGCTTGCGGGAAAGCCATGAAGCCGACCGCGCCGACAGTGTTCTTAAAAAGATCACAGTTATGGAAACTCTGTCCCGCTATCGCCGTTTGAATGTCGCCACCATCCCGGCGGTGGAGTATTCACCGAATCAGTGGCCGATGTACACATTGATTGAATGGTATCAGATTCACCTGTGGGAAAAAGATGTCCCGGGGCGCGAACAAACTTTGAAGGACATTGAATCCATTTTGCGCAACAGGTTTTATTTCTCGGCCAAACGTTTGCAGTTTAAAGACGAGCGTTTGGAATCCATGCCATGGCTGATGCGTGATTCAGAAAGCTCGGTCTTGCGTTTGATTCTGACCATGATGAAGCTTCCACAGTGGCAGTCTGACATTCCTCGCCTTTATCAGGGGGCTTGGTCTCTTCAACAGGAAGGGGCTTGGGCCCTGACCTCGGACAACGCCTGGGGCGCGATCGTGATGAGACGCCTGCAAGAACACTATGGCAAAGAAAAAGTCGAAGGCACCTTCGTGGCCGAGCTTGCCGGCGCGTCCGAAAAGTACGCTTGGTCCAAGGGAAGTTCTGGTTCCTTGAGTCTTCCTTGGCGCCAGGACAAAGCCGAGCTGAAAATGGATCAGCAGGGTGCGGGTCGTCCGTGGATCACGGTTTCAGTCAAAGCCGCTGTCCCGGTGAGCAAAGCGGTCTTCGCCGGGTTTAACGTCGAAAAAATCATCACAGCAGTTGAACAGAAAGAAAAAGGCCGCTGGAGTGTGGGTGATATCGCCAAGGTGCAGTTGAAGGTCAAAGCCAAGGCACCTCAGACATGGGTGGTGGTGGAAGATCCTATTCCAACCGGCGCCAGTGTGATTCAGGCTTCTTATGCCACTTCGGTTGAAAGAAAGGCTGAACTGATTCGTTTCTACCATTCCTGGTTCCCGCAAGAAGAACAGGTGATGGAATACACCCTGCGCATCAACCAGTCAGGAACCTATGTGCTGCCAGCTCCACGAGTGGAAGCCATGTACAGCCCCGATCTGTTTGCTGAATTGCCAGAATCCGTATGGAGCGTGCAATGA